Proteins encoded within one genomic window of Phototrophicus methaneseepsis:
- a CDS encoding alpha-glucuronidase family glycosyl hydrolase — protein sequence MAPNTPKLLDEDGYELWLRYALIEDTVLRTQYENALQAITFNVTSPTQQAAMDELMRGMTGLLTGRPIATSSVIHDGTLLVGTPQSEPAIAALELHDALETLGDEGYALLSQSIAGKRCTIITANSDIGLLYGSFALLRHLQTHRSLHNLHVLSAPQMRLRMLNHWDNLDGTIERGYAGFSLWDWHKLPHYIDPRYCDYARAMASIGLNAASLTNVNANALVLTKAYIAKAAALADAFRPYGIRIYLTARFSAPLEIGHLDTADPLDPNVAHWWQQTAAMIYEAIPDFGGFVVKANSEGQPGPHDYGCTHADGANMLADALAPYGGTVIWRAFVYDADVTEDRHKQANNQLVPLDGAFRDNVLLQVKNGAIDFQPREPFHPLFGRMPQTPLVLEVQLTQEYLGFATHLAYLAPLFKETLDADTYCQGPGSTVAKIVSGELDGHPHSGIAAVSNIGNDRNWCGHPFAAANWYGFGRLAWDPALTSDGIAEEWIRMTFSNELQIVDEILAMMLPSREAVVNYMTPLGLHHIMARDHHYGPGPWVDMGRADWTALYYHQADADGIGFDRTSSGSNAISQYFPSYAAMVSSVETCPETLLLWFHHVSWDHVMASGRSLWEELCFAYDEGVGMVRQMQARWTALEGLIDSARYEHIKALLRIQLDEACWWRDACLLYFQSISGRPFPAQIEQPGGTLADYMAITHYYVPGIPERRF from the coding sequence ATGGCCCCGAATACCCCTAAGCTGCTTGACGAAGATGGTTATGAACTCTGGCTGCGTTATGCGCTAATAGAAGATACAGTCCTGCGTACGCAATATGAAAATGCGCTCCAGGCGATCACGTTTAATGTCACCTCACCCACGCAGCAAGCCGCTATGGACGAATTGATGCGTGGGATGACGGGCTTGCTCACCGGCCGCCCGATTGCCACTTCCAGCGTCATACACGATGGCACCCTGCTGGTTGGTACGCCCCAATCAGAGCCAGCTATCGCCGCGCTGGAACTGCACGACGCGCTGGAAACACTCGGTGACGAAGGTTATGCCCTGCTGAGCCAATCTATTGCAGGCAAGCGCTGTACGATCATCACAGCCAACAGTGATATAGGCCTGCTGTATGGTAGCTTTGCCTTGCTGCGCCACTTACAGACGCATCGCAGCCTGCATAACCTCCACGTACTCAGCGCCCCACAGATGCGATTACGCATGCTCAACCACTGGGATAATCTCGATGGCACAATCGAACGCGGCTATGCGGGTTTCTCGCTATGGGATTGGCACAAATTACCTCATTACATCGACCCGCGTTATTGTGACTATGCACGGGCAATGGCCTCTATTGGCTTGAATGCGGCCTCCCTCACGAACGTGAACGCCAACGCACTCGTGCTGACGAAGGCCTATATTGCCAAGGCGGCGGCCCTGGCAGATGCCTTCCGCCCTTATGGCATCCGCATCTATCTGACGGCCCGCTTCAGCGCACCGCTGGAAATTGGGCATCTGGATACAGCCGACCCCCTTGACCCAAATGTCGCGCATTGGTGGCAGCAAACTGCCGCTATGATTTATGAGGCCATCCCCGATTTCGGCGGCTTCGTCGTGAAAGCCAACTCGGAAGGCCAACCCGGCCCCCACGATTACGGATGCACACACGCCGACGGGGCGAATATGCTGGCTGATGCCCTCGCGCCCTATGGGGGTACGGTCATCTGGCGGGCCTTCGTCTATGATGCTGACGTCACGGAAGATCGTCATAAGCAGGCGAATAATCAGCTTGTGCCGCTGGATGGCGCTTTCCGGGATAATGTGCTTTTGCAGGTCAAAAATGGGGCGATTGACTTCCAACCAAGGGAGCCATTCCATCCGCTGTTTGGCCGCATGCCGCAGACGCCGCTGGTGCTGGAAGTACAGCTCACGCAGGAATATCTGGGCTTTGCGACGCATCTGGCCTATCTGGCGCCCCTCTTTAAAGAGACGCTCGACGCGGATACGTACTGTCAGGGCCCAGGCTCGACAGTAGCAAAGATCGTCAGCGGCGAACTGGACGGACATCCTCACAGCGGTATCGCTGCCGTGAGTAACATCGGCAATGATCGCAACTGGTGCGGGCATCCCTTCGCCGCAGCGAATTGGTACGGCTTCGGGCGGCTGGCATGGGACCCAGCCCTGACATCTGACGGCATCGCTGAAGAATGGATCCGTATGACCTTCAGCAATGAGTTGCAGATCGTTGATGAGATACTGGCGATGATGCTGCCCTCGCGCGAAGCCGTTGTGAATTATATGACGCCGCTGGGGCTGCATCACATCATGGCACGGGACCACCATTATGGACCTGGGCCGTGGGTTGATATGGGCCGCGCCGATTGGACCGCCCTTTATTATCATCAAGCTGATGCAGATGGCATTGGCTTTGATCGCACATCAAGCGGGAGCAACGCCATCAGCCAGTACTTCCCCTCTTATGCTGCTATGGTCAGCTCTGTGGAGACATGCCCGGAAACGCTGCTGCTGTGGTTTCATCATGTCTCGTGGGACCATGTGATGGCTTCTGGCAGGTCGCTGTGGGAAGAACTCTGTTTTGCCTATGATGAGGGCGTAGGAATGGTGCGCCAGATGCAGGCACGATGGACAGCCTTAGAGGGCCTGATTGATAGCGCACGCTATGAACACATCAAGGCGCTGCTGCGCATCCAGCTTGATGAAGCATGCTGGTGGCGAGATGCCTGTTTGCTCTATTTCCAGTCAATCAGCGGCAGGCCCTTCCCGGCGCAGATCGAACAACCTGGTGGGACGCTCGCGGACTATATGGCAATCACACATTATTATGTGCCGGGGATACCAGAGCGGCGCTTCTAG
- a CDS encoding zinc-binding alcohol dehydrogenase family protein, producing the protein MKTLVLQEPGHFILTDTDAPQSPAPGEALVRVVRVGICGTDLHAFEGTQPFFDYPRILGHELAVEIVAINGETPLSVGDICAVRPYMNCGECIACRQGKTNCCENLQVIGVHYDGGMREQIIVPLDKLHPTPGLPVEQVALVETLSIGAHAVRRAQLQTGEHTLVIGAGPIGLGVAQFARAAGAHVIVMDINPDRLAFCRDGLGFEHTIDARHSPEEQLRALCDGDLPTAVFDATGSSKSMHQAFMYVAHGGRLIFVGLFKGEISFSDPYFHSHEMTILSSRNATAADFEWVIEALTNGDVSLAGWITHQATPEELVTVFPGWLNPEAGVIKAMLTLESRVR; encoded by the coding sequence ATGAAGACACTCGTCCTCCAGGAACCCGGCCACTTTATTCTGACAGATACCGATGCACCCCAATCACCTGCGCCCGGCGAAGCATTGGTGCGTGTCGTGCGCGTGGGCATCTGTGGTACAGACCTGCACGCTTTTGAAGGCACACAACCTTTCTTCGATTATCCACGTATCTTAGGCCATGAACTCGCCGTTGAGATCGTTGCGATCAATGGCGAAACACCCCTCTCCGTAGGCGACATCTGCGCCGTGCGGCCCTATATGAACTGTGGGGAGTGCATCGCCTGCCGCCAGGGCAAGACCAACTGCTGCGAAAATTTGCAGGTCATTGGCGTGCATTACGATGGCGGCATGCGTGAGCAGATCATCGTGCCGCTGGATAAACTGCATCCGACGCCCGGCCTGCCTGTTGAACAGGTCGCCCTGGTGGAGACGCTGAGCATCGGCGCACATGCCGTACGGCGGGCACAACTCCAAACAGGCGAACATACCCTGGTGATTGGGGCCGGCCCTATTGGCCTGGGTGTGGCTCAATTCGCTAGGGCTGCCGGGGCCCATGTCATCGTTATGGACATTAACCCAGATCGACTGGCCTTTTGCCGGGATGGGCTTGGCTTTGAGCACACCATTGATGCGCGCCATTCGCCAGAAGAGCAGCTACGCGCCTTATGTGATGGCGATTTACCAACGGCTGTCTTCGACGCGACGGGTAGTTCAAAATCAATGCATCAGGCTTTTATGTACGTCGCCCATGGGGGACGTCTCATCTTTGTAGGCTTGTTCAAAGGCGAGATCAGCTTCAGCGATCCTTACTTCCACAGCCACGAAATGACGATTCTATCGTCTCGCAATGCCACAGCCGCCGATTTTGAATGGGTGATCGAAGCGCTAACGAACGGCGATGTCTCGCTGGCAGGGTGGATTACACACCAGGCGACGCCAGAAGAATTGGTAACGGTTTTCCCTGGCTGGCTGAACCCAGAAGCAGGCGTCATCAAAGCCATGCTGACGCTTGAGTCTCGTGTTCGTTAA
- a CDS encoding glycoside hydrolase family 3 C-terminal domain-containing protein produces MQEKINQLLSNMTLREKAGLCTGATPWQTLTVERLGLKHITVSDGPHGVRRAVDPSQMINESYPATCFPVAATIVSSWDTELLEEMGQALADECIALDVDILLGPGNNIKRTPLCGRNFEYFSEDPTLAGEMAASLIRGIQSKGVGTSLKHFAVNNQETRRFTINAEVDERALHEIYLRGFEIAVKKGNPWTLMCAYNRVNGDYCSEHRYLLTNVLREQWGYEGFVMSDWGAVHDRVAAVKAGLELQMPGPAAHSVQAVIDAVETGELDEAILDQAVERLLKIILRAQETPKGTGSFDIEKHHALARRIASESMVLLKNDDNLLPLSGEETIAVIGTASQTPVFQGGGSSHINTTKVDSPWDMLKERAEVRYASGDSVTETVSQGEIEEAVVVAKDADVALLFIALPASIESEGYDRPNIHLTAQQEALILAVAQANPRTVVILNNGSAIDMRAWIDSVPAVLEAWLPGQAGAGAIIDILYGDVNPSGKLGETFPLKLSDTPAHFNFPGDDKEVRYGEGIYVGYRAYDEQERQVLFPFGYGLSYTQFEYSHLQLSSSSFALDETLQVSVDVTNTGKHAGKEIVQLYVHDAESRLKRPAKELKAFAKVALQPGETKTVTMKLDDRAFSYYDPAYGQWLVEAGDFDILVGRSSVELHLSAQVHIAEGTPLPSILNKESTLSDWMQDPRGEKIVQPMLDDMFGDDSSDTLGMDSMTFFQDLPLTVLIGFSGEANEKSPDEQVEDLLEDLNNDRTPVAGD; encoded by the coding sequence ATGCAGGAAAAAATCAATCAGTTATTGAGTAACATGACCCTCAGAGAAAAAGCAGGGCTATGCACCGGGGCAACACCCTGGCAAACGCTGACTGTTGAGCGTCTGGGACTGAAGCATATCACAGTTTCCGATGGGCCTCATGGTGTACGCCGTGCAGTCGACCCTAGCCAGATGATCAATGAAAGCTATCCAGCGACATGCTTCCCGGTTGCGGCGACGATTGTCTCGTCATGGGATACGGAGTTGCTGGAAGAGATGGGGCAAGCCCTGGCCGATGAATGTATCGCGCTGGATGTCGATATTCTCCTGGGACCGGGCAACAACATCAAACGGACGCCGCTTTGTGGCCGCAACTTCGAATACTTCTCAGAAGACCCAACCCTGGCAGGTGAGATGGCGGCTAGCCTCATCAGAGGTATCCAGAGCAAGGGCGTGGGCACTTCGCTAAAGCACTTCGCCGTCAATAACCAAGAGACGCGCCGATTCACGATTAATGCAGAAGTCGATGAGCGTGCCCTGCACGAAATTTACCTGCGCGGCTTCGAAATTGCGGTGAAGAAGGGGAATCCCTGGACGTTGATGTGTGCCTATAATCGCGTCAACGGCGATTACTGCTCAGAGCATCGCTATTTGCTGACTAATGTCTTACGGGAACAATGGGGCTATGAAGGCTTTGTGATGTCTGACTGGGGCGCTGTGCACGACCGCGTCGCCGCTGTGAAGGCCGGGCTTGAATTACAGATGCCAGGGCCTGCGGCCCACAGCGTTCAGGCTGTGATTGACGCTGTTGAAACAGGCGAACTGGACGAGGCCATACTGGATCAGGCTGTTGAGCGCCTGCTGAAGATCATCCTGCGTGCGCAGGAAACGCCCAAAGGCACGGGCAGCTTCGATATTGAAAAGCACCATGCGCTGGCTCGCCGTATCGCGTCGGAATCAATGGTCCTGCTGAAGAATGATGACAACCTGCTCCCGCTCAGCGGTGAAGAGACAATCGCTGTCATCGGGACTGCCTCCCAGACGCCTGTTTTCCAGGGTGGTGGCAGCTCTCACATCAACACCACCAAAGTTGATTCACCGTGGGATATGCTCAAAGAGCGGGCCGAAGTCCGTTATGCTTCAGGCGATAGCGTGACGGAAACCGTCTCCCAGGGTGAAATTGAAGAAGCAGTCGTCGTGGCGAAGGATGCCGATGTAGCCTTGCTGTTCATCGCCCTCCCTGCCAGTATCGAATCTGAAGGCTATGATCGCCCCAATATACACCTGACAGCCCAGCAAGAAGCGCTCATCCTAGCTGTGGCACAGGCTAACCCGCGTACTGTCGTCATCCTCAATAATGGCTCCGCGATTGATATGCGCGCCTGGATCGACAGCGTCCCAGCCGTCCTGGAAGCATGGCTACCAGGGCAAGCGGGTGCGGGTGCCATTATCGACATTCTCTATGGCGATGTGAACCCCTCCGGCAAGCTGGGCGAGACGTTCCCCCTCAAGCTGAGCGATACCCCTGCTCACTTTAACTTCCCTGGGGATGACAAAGAAGTCCGCTATGGCGAAGGCATCTACGTGGGTTACCGGGCCTATGACGAGCAAGAGCGGCAGGTACTCTTCCCCTTCGGCTATGGCCTGAGCTATACGCAGTTTGAATATAGCCACTTACAGCTGTCTTCATCTAGCTTCGCCCTGGATGAGACGCTGCAAGTCAGCGTTGATGTGACGAATACAGGCAAGCATGCGGGTAAAGAAATCGTACAGCTTTATGTACACGATGCTGAATCGCGCCTGAAGCGCCCTGCAAAAGAATTGAAAGCCTTCGCGAAGGTGGCGTTACAACCGGGCGAAACCAAGACGGTTACGATGAAATTAGATGACCGCGCCTTCAGCTATTACGACCCGGCCTATGGGCAATGGTTAGTAGAAGCTGGCGACTTCGATATTCTGGTGGGTCGTTCCAGCGTCGAACTCCACCTTTCCGCACAGGTTCATATCGCAGAAGGCACACCGTTGCCCTCCATCCTGAACAAAGAGAGCACGCTCTCCGACTGGATGCAAGACCCACGCGGCGAAAAAATCGTCCAGCCCATGCTGGATGACATGTTTGGCGATGACTCATCTGATACGCTGGGCATGGATAGCATGACCTTCTTCCAGGATTTACCACTGACGGTCCTCATCGGCTTTAGTGGAGAAGCCAATGAAAAATCACCCGATGAACAGGTGGAAGACCTCCTGGAAGACCTGAACAACGACAGAACCCCCGTCGCAGGGGACTAA
- a CDS encoding lactate racemase domain-containing protein has protein sequence MALPLTRTRLPMMCAVQRSLPRGEPVDIHTRMAAEWARLKLGDQVRDKHIALGFGSRGVAEIATIAQELVTLVKMSGGHPFIVPAMGSHGGATPQGQIEVLNSLGITEEAVGCPIRATMETVVLGETENGVPVYTDRYAAEADGVIIVNRVKPHTDFHSETESGLVKMLAIGLGKEDGASTIHQRGVRGLIEDLPQVAAIVQRELKLICGFATVEDGYHRPVELKALAPETLVEEEKALLKTAHALMPRLPVEDIDVLIVDWLGKDISGCGMDTNIIGRLRIDGLPEPESPRIKAIVVLDVTEASHGNALGIGLAEFITQRLFDKIDFPLMSKNVFTSGFLRRGYVPMVYPTAEEAVEAAIDHVYRANPQQRDQARVVRIRDTMTLETTFVSENLGDEIRGKRDFIHMNNPQLLQFNDVS, from the coding sequence ATGGCACTGCCTCTCACTCGTACTCGCCTCCCCATGATGTGCGCTGTTCAACGCAGCTTGCCCCGTGGGGAGCCTGTTGATATTCATACGCGCATGGCCGCCGAATGGGCGCGGCTGAAATTGGGCGACCAGGTGCGCGACAAGCATATCGCGCTCGGGTTCGGCAGCCGGGGCGTGGCAGAAATTGCCACCATCGCGCAAGAACTGGTGACACTCGTTAAGATGAGTGGGGGGCATCCCTTCATCGTCCCGGCGATGGGCAGCCATGGGGGCGCAACCCCACAGGGACAGATTGAAGTATTAAACAGCCTCGGCATCACAGAAGAAGCGGTCGGCTGCCCTATCCGCGCCACCATGGAAACAGTCGTCCTGGGCGAGACAGAAAACGGTGTGCCCGTCTATACGGATAGGTACGCCGCAGAAGCCGACGGTGTCATCATCGTCAACCGCGTTAAGCCTCATACGGATTTCCACAGCGAGACGGAAAGCGGACTGGTTAAGATGCTGGCAATTGGCCTGGGCAAAGAAGATGGGGCCAGCACCATTCATCAACGCGGCGTGCGCGGCCTGATCGAAGATTTACCGCAGGTCGCCGCCATTGTACAGCGAGAACTCAAACTGATTTGCGGCTTCGCCACCGTCGAAGATGGCTACCATCGCCCCGTTGAACTCAAGGCATTAGCCCCAGAAACCCTCGTCGAAGAAGAGAAGGCCCTGCTCAAGACAGCCCATGCCCTCATGCCCAGGCTGCCCGTTGAAGACATTGACGTCCTGATTGTGGATTGGCTGGGTAAAGACATCAGCGGCTGTGGCATGGATACCAACATCATTGGTCGGCTGCGCATCGACGGCCTGCCAGAGCCAGAATCACCGCGCATCAAAGCGATTGTCGTGCTCGATGTGACGGAGGCCTCCCATGGCAACGCCCTTGGCATTGGGCTGGCGGAGTTCATTACACAGCGCTTATTCGACAAAATTGACTTCCCCCTGATGAGCAAAAATGTCTTCACAAGCGGCTTTTTGCGGCGCGGTTATGTGCCCATGGTTTATCCAACGGCAGAGGAAGCTGTCGAAGCAGCTATAGACCATGTCTACAGAGCCAATCCCCAACAGCGCGATCAAGCGCGCGTCGTCCGTATTCGTGATACGATGACCCTGGAGACAACGTTTGTCTCGGAAAATTTAGGGGATGAAATTCGTGGTAAACGTGATTTTATACACATGAATAATCCCCAGCTCTTACAGTTTAATGATGTGAGTTAG
- a CDS encoding aldo/keto reductase produces the protein MEYRVLGRTGVQVSSLCMGTMSFGDTADEATSAAMFNRCREAGINFFDCANGYAGGRSEEILGKLIADCRNEVVITSKVGFPQGKDRNNQGMSRLHIRQQIEKSLRSLNTDHIDVYFIHRFDPLTPIESVVRTLSDLVQEGKILYPAVSNWAAWQIMKALDMAAYESLNRIQCLQPMYNLVKRQAEVEILPMAQAEEVGVIPYSPLGGGLLTGKYSTTKRPDSGRIIENQMYSKRYSPERYFEIAENFTAYAEDMGAHPVTLAVAWVMSHPAVTAPIIGARNLAQLEPSLQAADLHLTPEQREEISALSDTPPPANDRLEEQLQ, from the coding sequence ATGGAGTATCGCGTATTAGGCCGGACTGGTGTACAGGTATCCTCACTATGTATGGGCACCATGTCCTTTGGGGATACAGCCGATGAAGCAACCTCCGCGGCCATGTTCAACCGCTGCCGCGAAGCCGGTATTAACTTCTTCGATTGTGCCAATGGCTACGCTGGGGGCCGTTCGGAAGAAATTCTGGGCAAGCTCATTGCAGATTGCCGTAATGAGGTCGTCATCACCAGCAAAGTCGGCTTCCCACAGGGCAAAGATCGTAATAACCAGGGCATGTCGCGGCTGCACATCCGCCAGCAGATTGAAAAGAGCCTGCGCAGCCTGAATACAGACCATATTGACGTGTATTTCATCCATCGCTTTGATCCGCTCACACCGATTGAATCTGTCGTGCGTACCCTCTCCGACCTGGTGCAGGAAGGCAAAATTCTGTACCCGGCAGTGAGCAACTGGGCCGCCTGGCAGATCATGAAAGCGCTGGATATGGCCGCTTATGAAAGCCTGAACCGCATTCAGTGCTTACAACCGATGTATAACTTGGTCAAACGGCAGGCAGAAGTTGAGATTTTGCCGATGGCCCAGGCCGAAGAAGTCGGCGTGATTCCGTACAGCCCATTGGGGGGCGGCTTGCTAACGGGTAAATACAGCACCACCAAACGCCCAGATAGCGGGCGCATCATCGAGAACCAAATGTACAGCAAGCGCTATAGCCCTGAACGCTATTTTGAAATCGCGGAGAACTTCACAGCTTATGCGGAAGACATGGGGGCGCACCCTGTAACCCTGGCCGTCGCCTGGGTGATGAGCCATCCAGCTGTAACGGCACCCATCATCGGGGCGCGCAACCTGGCCCAACTAGAGCCTTCTTTACAGGCCGCCGATTTGCATCTGACGCCGGAACAGCGCGAGGAAATCAGCGCGCTAAGCGATACACCGCCCCCGGCCAATGATCGCCTGGAAGAACAATTGCAATAA
- a CDS encoding CehA/McbA family metallohydrolase has translation MTIKTLILEGKALPEHTKTYLMLPFAMPPGAARVDVAYEYSAAIGSDPQLTGGNTVDIGIFDPRGHTFMSEGFRGWSGSARSAFYISTDDATPGYMPGPLQAGEWHVCLGTYKVADEGCDYRVTVQITLDEAEHIERHFPPRLQLSAQPRPGRRHADGWYKGELHCHTYHSDGDSDPCDVVRKAESLGLDFLAITDHNVLSQQVPLCDVETPLMLIPGMEVTTYHGHWNIWGAGGWIDFRTLSEADMQQAVTQALAQGYFVSCNHPKPYGPEWDYPAVQGFHSIEVWNGPWPFFNEQALAYWEDKLRAGEHYVVVGGSDSHFHQREHPAQLAQPTLYIYCEDDPSPAALLEALKAGHAFITEAPDGPRLTLTCEGAMMGDTLQTAAEFVTVTVHVWGAQQMQVAFCGSDGVIAQLDIPSEDWQHTLAVDVRQTPYIRAQLVTTGVTDQVIHALTNPIYLKSLTE, from the coding sequence ATGACGATAAAGACCCTGATTTTAGAGGGCAAAGCCCTACCGGAGCATACCAAGACCTATCTCATGCTCCCCTTTGCAATGCCACCTGGGGCAGCGCGCGTCGATGTCGCCTATGAATATTCCGCCGCCATCGGCAGCGACCCGCAATTGACGGGTGGGAACACCGTCGATATTGGCATCTTTGATCCGCGCGGCCATACCTTCATGAGCGAAGGCTTTAGAGGCTGGAGCGGTAGCGCGCGCAGTGCTTTTTACATCAGCACAGATGACGCCACACCGGGCTATATGCCGGGACCTTTGCAGGCGGGCGAGTGGCATGTTTGCCTGGGGACGTATAAGGTAGCGGATGAGGGCTGTGATTATCGCGTGACGGTCCAGATCACGCTGGATGAAGCTGAGCATATTGAGCGTCACTTCCCGCCACGTTTACAACTCAGTGCCCAACCTCGCCCGGGTCGTCGTCATGCGGATGGGTGGTATAAAGGTGAATTGCACTGTCATACTTATCACAGCGATGGGGATAGCGATCCTTGCGATGTCGTGCGCAAAGCGGAATCGCTCGGCCTGGATTTCTTAGCTATCACAGATCATAACGTACTATCGCAACAGGTTCCGCTCTGTGATGTAGAAACGCCGCTGATGCTCATCCCAGGGATGGAAGTCACCACTTATCACGGACATTGGAATATCTGGGGTGCCGGGGGCTGGATTGATTTCCGGACGCTTTCTGAGGCGGATATGCAGCAGGCCGTGACGCAAGCACTGGCACAGGGCTATTTTGTCTCCTGCAATCATCCTAAACCTTATGGGCCGGAATGGGATTATCCGGCGGTACAGGGCTTTCATAGCATTGAAGTCTGGAATGGTCCCTGGCCCTTCTTCAATGAGCAGGCCCTCGCTTATTGGGAAGATAAGCTGCGCGCTGGTGAGCATTATGTGGTTGTCGGGGGCAGTGATAGTCACTTTCATCAGCGGGAGCACCCGGCCCAATTAGCACAGCCCACCCTGTATATCTATTGCGAAGACGACCCTTCGCCTGCGGCCTTATTAGAAGCCCTCAAAGCAGGGCACGCTTTCATCACAGAAGCGCCTGATGGCCCTCGTCTGACGTTGACCTGTGAGGGCGCGATGATGGGCGATACCTTGCAGACGGCGGCAGAATTCGTCACCGTGACGGTGCATGTATGGGGTGCCCAGCAGATGCAGGTGGCGTTCTGTGGGTCGGATGGCGTCATCGCCCAGTTGGATATTCCCAGCGAAGACTGGCAGCATACGTTGGCCGTTGATGTGCGGCAAACGCCCTATATTCGGGCACAGTTGGTTACAACCGGGGTGACAGATCAGGTGATCCATGCCCTGACAAACCCCATTTATTTAAAGTCCCTTACTGAATAG